A single genomic interval of Bifidobacteriaceae bacterium harbors:
- a CDS encoding transposase, with translation MVRGVDRMPIFKDADDYRRYLRLAAEAGDCAGVRVLAYALMPNHAHFLIEAESEQLSSFFRRLGVRHVGYFNRRHKRVGHLFQDRFKSKPVEDEAYFGVAVTYIHLNPVSGGLAKEPADYRWSSRRAWTSPDGLTDTARLAQLADLGALRQQEEDALRAPPSLAEPFPRRKGGRPRKGGADGRK, from the coding sequence ATGGTCCGCGGAGTGGACAGGATGCCCATCTTCAAGGACGCCGACGATTACCGTCGTTATCTCCGACTTGCGGCCGAGGCCGGGGATTGCGCTGGAGTGCGCGTGCTCGCCTACGCGCTGATGCCCAACCACGCCCACTTCTTGATCGAGGCCGAGTCGGAGCAACTCAGCAGCTTCTTCCGTCGGCTGGGGGTACGCCACGTCGGCTATTTCAACCGCCGCCACAAGCGGGTTGGACACCTCTTTCAAGATCGCTTCAAGAGCAAGCCCGTTGAGGACGAAGCGTATTTCGGCGTGGCGGTGACCTATATCCATCTCAACCCGGTCTCCGGCGGTTTGGCCAAGGAACCGGCCGATTACCGCTGGAGTTCGCGCCGGGCCTGGACCAGCCCAGACGGCCTGACGGACACGGCCCGTTTGGCGCAGTTGGCCGATCTTGGCGCTCTCAGGCAACAAGAGGAGGATGCCCTTCGGGCGCCCCCCTCCCTGGCCGAGCCGTTTCCCCGCCGCAAGGGCGGCCGCCCGCGGAAGGGCGGCGCCGACGGGCGGAAATAG